In Ananas comosus cultivar F153 linkage group 14, ASM154086v1, whole genome shotgun sequence, the genomic stretch AAAATCTATTAGTGGAAATTTCTTTGAGAGAGAGGTACATGAACCACGTGAAAGCTGAGTTGGATGGGCCAAATTAAATGCTCACATACATAGTACATTCGGCGCAGGATAAAAGCAAACTttacattaaaagaaaaaaaaagaaaattgctttGGTTATAGGAGATCCCAATTAGTTATTTTagagatagagttaagttcagaaTTAAAGTgggattaaaatatttttatatttagttagaggttggagttagtttaggatagtgaaaaataatatttggctggagtagatgggataaaaaggatagtggattattatgaatagaaaataatgtttggttgagATTTGGTCGGATTAGGTAGGGTTAGCTAATCCGGTATAGCTCATTTGAGATGAGATTAGCTAACTCCATCTATTTTTTGGAGTGTTTAGAAATAATATGGAGGTTAAggagttattccaccccttaacccccaaccaaaagAGACTAGGAGTTTGATACTCgaattatatatttatgaaatatatatGTGTGAGTTTCTAGCTTTTTTGCAAATCACAGCGAGAAGTTAAGTATGACTTATAATTTTAGGATTGAAACTCAACCGCTGAATtgtataatttgtaaaatattgtaaaatttgttTGCAAGTAAAGCATTTTTCAGAAAAGAAATTAcattgatgtatatatataaggtttTTTTGGGGTTTTAGGAGCCTTCGAATGAGTTcccacaaataaataaataaataaataaataaataaataaatccccATCGAATAAACGACAATGTGATATATTCAAGACGAAATGATGTTAAAGAAAACTTAGTTTCTTACTCGCACATATAAGATGGAAGTGTTCGAACGAACATGTATATATTACGTACTACTTTTAAATGGAATATCTAGCAAATAGATAATGTTCTTTCTAAGATGTAATTAGGGGTGTAAactagccgaacacgagcgagctggggttggctcgtgttcggctcgttattaaacgagctgagcacgagctggctcgttaaagtatcgagccgaaaaattcagctcgtgttcggctcgtttattatctagccgaacacgagctagccaACGaacattaataattaaaatttagattccaatatatataaaaaaaatttataaatcatttCAGCGCACTTTTGATCTAGATAGTTGAAACTTTAACATTAAACTGGAGTCTTTTATAATTACCtccgcatttatatttttattttactaaaattaaataagaaaatatatattatataatatttatttaatataataaatataaattaaataaatgtaatataaatataaaatatatgtaaccGACTGTACACGAGCCCAACACTTGCAAAGCGATTGACGCAGCTCCACGTTCGCTTCTCATTTATGTGAAAACAGGCTGAAATTCCCGCGGTTTCGAGGAATCGCCTCGGTTACTAAATGAGGCGaagtcgatctcgagctcatttcgagccgaacacgagctgtttcgcaaacagcgagctggattgccacccctagatGTAATTTGTTGGTTTTGAATCGGTTCGATCGGGTCCACATAATGGGCAGATCCGACCCACAACCCGTTAAAGATGGGGTGGCAATTTTGACTGGTTGCAAAAGAGAATGTATTACactacactctctctctcccctcgtGTGTAcgaaaatctctctctctaagattcTTTCACATACAGAAGAAGAATTTTTCAAGATTCTTTCTCTCTCGCAATTCTTATGGAATATTGTTGTGTTCACAAACACATGCTACACTCTTAAATATGtgcataattatttaattaatcgtCTCCATATTATGTTATTCAATATATCAATagcttataattaaaaataatattatgcaTAGAAATTAATAAACTGTAGTGTATATGTACACTTAACATAACATGCATTTATATATCCTAGCTAGATACATCGATCCCTCCTaattaactattatatatatatatatatataggtgttcCTAATTAAGGTTGTTTCCTTAAAGACCATGGTCTTAGTTTGAAAATCTTACGACAAGAACTGTGAGATGAGATGCGCCACAACAACACAGCTATGATACAGCTCATGTACATATGTTTGTGCATGCCTAAGCCTAGCTAGGTAGGTCAAAAAGCATATATAACGTGACGAAGAagagatatatacatatgtaaCAGGGAGAATATTCCTACGTAACTCCCTTCCCCGAATTTTGATGCATGAAACAGGGGCCAGTTTATGGCGAAAAGGCCGGCCCCTCATCTCCCCCACCTCCGAGCTCTGAAATGAACCAAAAAGAGTTGCTTTTcatggtctctctctctctctctctctctctctctctctctctctctagatctcctCCCCACCCAGATAAGTACACTATAAGAACAGAATTATATGTCGAACGAACNtatatatatatatatatatatatatgtataaatatgtattatatattaggACAAGAATATCACATGAATAGACccacccctcctctctctctctctctctctctctctctctctctctctctctctctctctctctccctacctTTAACTGATCACTTCTTTTGTCATTAAACAACAGACACCACCTCAGATGCATGCATAGTTGGCCTtacttgtgattttattttcagaaCTATTATCTTTGGagcatttaataaataaaaaaattagaattcttTTTTATTGTGGTGGAGAATAGAAATGAGATATTGAGATTTGTTAAATGTGTCATGAATTCTTAGTCTGGTCCCGCTAGTTTTGTGACGTGACCTGAAATTTTGGAAGGtactaaaatttttctaatCCTATTCTATTTCTTGACCAATTTGTTTAGTTACAACAGAATTAGTTTGAATCTTATTGTAATTTAACCATTTGTATGTTTTTACCCCTTTTATGGGATTCTCATTAGAAATTGCTCTAATTTAATTAGAGCTTCGAATTCTCTAAATGTACTATTTTAGACAACACACTTTATTAAACAATAATACAGGATATAACAAAGGCCAAACAGATTCTAGTTGATCGGTTGTGTGTACATAGGGACTATAAAAGATTGAAGGTTTAATCTTAACTATATATTACGTACTTTATCACCTTGTATCTTAtagtaaaaaaggaaaaaaaaaaaaaactacgtattaaattttaaaaaaattactaattgtGGAAACTACTTAATTTTGTGATAAATCAACACCACCTCCTTCTTACCCACCTAAGTTGATTGTcatgtccctctctctctaggaccCAACCCACTTGAATAAGAGGAAAAGGTAATGAGATTTCTATAAGAAGATATGGTTAAGGTGTAGGAAGGTGAGAAAGGGATTGAGTTGTGGACCCTGTGGAATCTAGGGCTTTGGTTctttatacatacatatacatatatatatatatatatatatatatatatataatactcaGTGGTCATGGTGTGAACATGGATTTGATGAGAGGGGGACATTTCAGTGAATCCATGAATTGTATTGTACGTTCATGGAATCAATTAATGAACCTCTTGTCAAAATATGGAAAGTAGATTAATGAGGATAGTCCATTCATATGTGCATGTACTATTGCACCACAAGATATGATATGAAAGATAAATCTCTCTTTGGATATATGGTATATGTGTATCTGATAAGacccatatatataaataatgaaTATGAGATGAATGCTATGGAAATCCATAATTATATTACATAGAAATCTCCTGCAAATAAATTGCTAAAATATATGGTATGCATGTCATATTTATCATGAGTTCTAATTATACACAATAACAAGGTTACAGTCAAATATGTAGCACTCTTGAGTTCTGCTaaacaaaataacaaatttacAATATTGGTCACACATAATTAATTCTCAATCCTCTACATAATTAAGTTACTAACCTCGGCATGTACTAGTCAATTTAATTAGAAGTGCTATATACAGGAAAATACTATTTGAGAGAGAAGATCCTAATTACCTATATATGGGGCCAAGTCACAAGTCAATCCAATTTAATTCAGTATTTCCAAATGTTATCGATATCGATAACAGGCTCAGAAGAAGAAGGGGCATCAAGATCATCGTAGTGCTTCGAGATCACTGAAGAGATCTCGGTGTTGTGATCGGTGCTCAATCCTGTGTCTCTCGATGTGCTAACCATCGGCTGGTTCGCGTGCTGCTCTGCCTTCCACTGCCTCTCCGTGGCTTCCTCGTGGTGTAAGTGGCTCATGTCGATCAATccagggaaggagaagaaagagccCGACCGATGAATCGGAGGGTAGATCAATGATGATGGACTGTAAGTCGGGCTTCCGTAGTTCGCTTGATAGTTGATGCCATGTGGTGTATTCTCCATAGCCGTTGCGGTGTTGAAGTACGAAGGCGTCAACGAAGAGCTTGTGGGAATTGCTTTGAACTCGAAGCTCTTGTTATCGATGTAGCTTGAAGTAGGGTTGTAGTTGAATGAATCCCTCAGAGGTGATACCATAGTGGAGTCAAGCAAATGATCATCTCCCAAAGAGTTGGTACTTTCAAGTCCATGCACTGGGCTTCTCTTGATTCCTACGCTTTTGTGGAAAACCTTGCACACAACCCACTCATCCTGCAATCATTCATAAAAGAACTCAATTTCCTCACTtgagtataaatatatatagccaAATTATATGTAAGTTGCGGGAGAAGATCAGGagaaaattaaactatatatgATCTAACAACTAATTATATAAgaaagagaaatgctaagtcGATTTACAACCCCAATTAAAAAGGGTTCTAGGATTACAATCTTCCATCAAGGGTTTGAACCCTTCCTTCTAGGTTTAAACAACTTTTTGAAGTTCTAAAATCACTTTTTGGTTGTAATTTTACAGCTTTATTAACCAAAGGCTCATATTTCTCCACTAGTCATATCACTCCTCTTTCCTTTattacaaaaaatcaaaaaaaaaaatagaagaaaagatgTTGTAATCCTATGTACAACCTTTTTTGAGTCGTggacatatatagtatatatttctccttaatttgattttttttctcagcAATAAGATTAGGGAAAAAGTGTTGACCCTTGGATGACAGAGTTGTTAAATtagagtcttttttttttttgttccttattACAAGACTAGCTAGCACAattctgtaaaaaaaatatttctttttagtAGAGAGATATTATAATAAGGAAACACTATATATGTAGATTTCTTTAATTTGTACCATTTAGGCGAAAAGGCCAGGCCatgaaaattttcttctaaaacaaattaaatttatgaaagaagaaattaaagtttttttttttaaaaaaaaaagaaaacaaaaaaattgaccACCTTTGAAGATTTGGGGAGGTTGGAGTAATAAAAGAGAGGTCCTTCAAGCCTGTATTCATGCATGACCCAGTTGGTTTTCTCTCCCCTGGGAGCTCTCCCCTTgtagaaaactagggttttcttCATGCCCACAAGAGCAGCAGTAGCTCCTTTTCCTCTGTGGATCTCCTTGTCCTTCCCTGTGGCTTTCCAATACCCAGCTCCTGTGGCCCTGTTGGCCCTCATCCCTGTTGGGTATTTCCTCCCCTTCTGGCAGAAAAAGTACCATTCCTTCTGATCACCCATCTTGGCCTTGCCTACATGTACACATGCAATATATACACATGGATATATAGAGACTTGATcatgagctatatatatatatatatacatagtaactgcacagacagagagagagagaaaaagagagagattatcTTTCTCTAATAAGTTAACTTATTGGTGGCATATATAGATCTCTTCtgttcttagagagagaaatggccTCTCATTAATGATGTGGGTTTTTGGTGATTGATAGAGACCTATATCCcctatgtgtgtgtgttttagagagagagagagagagagagagagagagagagagagagaggttacaTACTTGGGAGATCCCATGGCTCACACTTGTTCAAATCCACCTCTCCCATGGCTCTTGCACCAAAGCTAGGGTTCACAACCTTTGGAGAGAGGTAGTGGGTGATGATCTCCTCATCTGTGGGGTGGAATCTGAACCCTGGGGGCAAATCCATGCACTCCTCCCTCATGTTCACCACTGCAGCATCCTCCATGTATGGTTAATTATTGCACCTTAGTACTTAAAAGGACCCAAACATAAACagaagagtatatatatatatatatatatatagagagagagagagagagagagagagagagagagagagagagagaagaaactaGCTCCAAGATGGTGAGGTATTTTATAGGAGgaaataagggaaaaaaaagaagaagaagaagatagagagaaagagagagatagagagggggAGGAGTAGAGACTTAAATAAGAGGGGTTGCTTCTTCGTAGACAGAAACTATGATGCGTGCTTACGAAGGCACTTCTCAAAGAAGCCTCCTTAAGGggagctatatatatacatatgttttTTCTCTATTAGAATTTGTAATAATATTCCATcaataaataatacaaattaaataatcttattgcccttctctctctctctctctttctctctctctctccctctctctcccctatCATTTTCATTGCAATTCTCTTCATTAGTTTTGTTGCTTCTGCAGGTCTCTAGTTATCTTTGACAATTGCCAACATATATAGATAGTGTCTGGGaagctactctctctctctctctctctatgtactGTAGGAGAAAGTTTAATATGTAACATTTACACCGTACCATCAACAACCGGCCAATCACACCTctctatttaaaaaaagatacaataaaaatatttttttaataattatgatagAACGGgtgaattcaaaaaatataattcgaTTAGTGGAAGATGTCACGTCAGTAATATATATAGACCAATATTTTAGCCACGAATTAATCATTAAATACGGGGGCATTAGTTAACTAATTAACTCATTAATATTGTAATTGAAATGAAAAGAGTATGTGTGggaaaggggaaaaaatataatttgagcATAATGTGGAAAGGGATATATACTTCTTTTAAATGAAAATGGCCCTCACTTAATTTCTCGCTTTGGAGCCTAAAATTTCTATCTATGCATGTACCTCTCGCACTGGCTAGTACATGTATTAGCGTGTTTATTCCTCTAAGTAAAAGTACTTAATGTGTGAAGACCCGAAATAGCCCCTGacccatttttttcttttcttttttttgggactgagacccctcaactttttttttttttgcaagtaCATGTTTATACGTAGTTaagttataaattattaaatttaataattctaaccaaccgtccctagagcaagtggcaaaaggtttgatggttggtacccgagatctaagtttgaatcctagtttattcacatttccagttaaatttatttctaaatgaaatcaaagaagcaggtagcgtactatctatttctaaaaaaaaataataataataataattctattaGTCATTAACTGTTATCtgaccttttttttgtttttactaagTGGTTGAAAGttattaattttggtaaatCACCAATGGATTTGATAaaaactctaaatttttttgactaaaaattACCTAGCTACTTGAGTCCgaaaaattagaagttgagTGGGGCTGGTTTAGTGGTCTCGATAAAACATGGAAAATAATTTAGGGGCTTATTTCAGAATGGTCTTATAGTAGAGGGCGTCTcgatacatttttaccttatatttatttagtacatttaagtttctttttatttgaaaatggtTCTCTCTACTGAGCTtgatgtttcaaaattttagaaccTCAACTTGATAACTAGCTAGCAAAGTCGAAATTAAAGGAGTACTATAAGTTTGTggtaatttaattaatatattattttgagtGTGACCAAATGgtgagctatatatatatatatatatataacttatttaattaGGATAATTATATCTCCTCACTAGTCACTAGTTAAATTTTCATTAGGATCAATAACTAGATGTTTATGAACATTTGGTACGTACGTACGTGGAAGTGTTTTTGGCAAATACTAATATAAATACAAGGGTTCAAAATGATATACATTCAAAATACGTACATAGTGATATACGTACGTGCATTATTACTATATTTGAAAGAGTATTCATACAAAAAATCAAAAGGTGGCCGGCGCTATATATTAAGAAAGTTGCATGATTTCACATTAATATGCGGATTAACAAAATCTGATCATTATTACACTCACAAGATTGAATTTAaccggattttaaatttatatttgatcaGAATCTATATAAAGCTTGGGTTAATTAATGTTATTTTTTGGGGAAAACCAACATAAAtaccctattatatatatatttatctctgCAAACGTgtcattgtatatatatatcctgaGTTTGTAATTATCCCCTCCCTAATGAGACCTATCCTAAAGCGTGACTTGTGCCACTTTTTTAGTGTCAAGGGAACATAATATAGTGGACGTAATATTTGGCTCCAGCTGAGCACCATATATGGGGCGTTACTTGGGGCCTAATTCATTCATTAATTGcacattaattaatattttggggcaatttcatgaacatttttgtaaattttaaacggaataattatctatatatctcTCAAAACTTCTTTTCTATGCTCCatatatttctccgttatttaaaaataattccgcTGTTAGTACCCataaaatccaaattaaatttctatcagaattaaaaagaaatcaaaatatctcttttgtccctaacttaagggaAGTAAGAAATGTTGATAACGATAGAAGAGTATATTCAAAAGGacacaaaatagtaatttcacataGATAACTGCTGTTCATAATAGTTCACTAACataatttaactatatatagtgataatatttgaaagaacttaAACATTAacaaaaggtttttttttaatgttagccttctaagagcgctaaataaaaaagtttgaaacttttcactggtatatatataagtaattacattaaatttaaaatgtcatAGTTATgcttcaaaagtttaaaatatcattaatattCTCCCAAACCTTATAAATTATTGAAATGTCCATGCTGTTATTTACCGTTCATTTCCGTTAACCTTTATAGGGTAAAATGGCATTTCGGTCCCTAATTATTGgtgggtaaaaatgtatgaggGACCCCTCGCAGTCCtatatgtcattttaaaataGATTAACCCATTAACTcaagaatttaataaaattttaatttgactaaCAAAAtcactcaattataaaaataaaataaatttaattgagaTTTGAGAGGtgtgagtatagagccttttgtactcataaattttttaccgtttgatctaccctttaatcattttcatccgttagattatactattcaaccaaccacccactcaaccctagggggctcacTATCAACTTAACCATAACCAATCTCATcccaaccgcacattttttcatctgaacgaccgaaaaattatgagtacaaagggctctatactcatataagtatagtagccccaacctctatatatatatatatatatatatatagagttgagctagaatactatcggtagtaaacgagccgttttactaccgattttttttcgatgatagagcttccaaattgacgatcggctccgttaaatatgatctaaaccatttaaactacctagaaatcaaatttcacgctatttcgatattgttcttttatccatcaagtgaacagaaaaatgaaaggctgaaaatgaatactctttaaaaaatgatgataagagtcttgtaatcaagatcaagagtatagatcttgttttaaatagtttaaagaattttctaacaaaaattcaattgatttgNAATTAAGGGggttttcaaaatggcctatagatGAAGGGGATTTTACACATTTTTTACCTTATTGCTGTAGAAGATATATAGTTCTAATTGAAGGATTTCTACATAAATGTCACATGGAAAATAATATTCTAGTACCAAGTATTTTGACAATCAAAAGATCTTTTGCGGGAGATATGTAATTTgtttaaatagatttttttttaaaaaaaaacttaattctTAAGATAAAATTGAATATTAATATTGATTATTATTGAATTtaggatctcggataccaactatactataaatatttaatttaaaattttcgaaAGTAAAGTGGAGTTAGTatatagcttaaattttaataactaatcatctaaataactttaaatttctATACTTTGTTAAATTAGTGTTAGCGGCAATTAtggtatttaaaaaatattggatGATATTTTTGACGGATTGTTTACGTGGAGAGAATTCATGAGGTTTTTTGGTCTTTAGAGTTCAGTATTAATGATATTTTCCACTTTAGAGAGGCATTTATGAAACTATGGCCTCCTGATTATTAAGATTATTCCTAGTGGTTgtattatattaaaaagattGTATAAGTAATTATTATCAGGTGAATTACGATAAAGTACTTGGATATcatagtttcatattttggatTTGGCATATATTAAGCTAATAATCTTGATTTGGGCTCCGTGTTTTCAGTATCTTAATAACTCATAGAAGTTTccttattaaaattaataataataataataaaagtactGCTACATGGAGTACGGATcatattctctttctcttcttctggaaaagaaagagaaaatgacTGGTTCTGTACTTCTGTTTAGTATAATTTTTCGAATTAATTAAGCTCATGCAGaagcagtatatatatatatatatatatatatagagagagagagagagagagagagagaggaagagatttTTTGGGTAAAGGGTAGATGTTGgattatgtaaaattatattcTGAGTCAATACTACGGTGAAAATGtcgaagatttaaaatttctagatgCGCGATACtagaatttgaagtttgagtacCGGTATTAAAAAGTGTCTCAGAAATTTCTCAAAACCCCAATATAGTGCGAGCTACTGTGCTATCGGAAATATAAAGGATTTGATACTTCCGATTTTTGAACATTTGGATTAAGAATTATACGATTGAGTGATTGCGGTCCCTCAGGGTTGAATAGTACCTCTAAGATTTAGTTATCCCCACagagtaatagtattaatccaaagataagaaataattaaaagggttgatctaagggccaaaatgTCGGAAGCACCAGAtgctctatgcttccgataatatagtagctcatatatatatatatatatatatagagcagggctgctgtgctcttaggagcacgaaggcctccgtgctcctgagccgttttcgatgatggaatttccgaatcgacgatcggctccgttagacttgatctagcgtatttgaagtttctagaaaataatttttgtaatttttcgatatcatgtATCTAGcaatcgaaaagattcaaaatcaataatttttagcgactgaaaataaaaattctataaaaaatagtgatatagcactaaaattttcgatcagaaatattggtcttgttgtaaatagtataaaaaattttgtatcaaaatttcatctgatttgaatacttttacaccgttaaacttgcaa encodes the following:
- the LOC109720495 gene encoding NAC domain-containing protein 100-like — encoded protein: MEDAAVVNMREECMDLPPGFRFHPTDEEIITHYLSPKVVNPSFGARAMGEVDLNKCEPWDLPSKAKMGDQKEWYFFCQKGRKYPTGMRANRATGAGYWKATGKDKEIHRGKGATAALVGMKKTLVFYKGRAPRGEKTNWVMHEYRLEGPLFYYSNLPKSSKDEWVVCKVFHKSVGIKRSPVHGLESTNSLGDDHLLDSTMVSPLRDSFNYNPTSSYIDNKSFEFKAIPTSSSLTPSYFNTATAMENTPHGINYQANYGSPTYSPSSLIYPPIHRSGSFFSFPGLIDMSHLHHEEATERQWKAEQHANQPMVSTSRDTGLSTDHNTEISSVISKHYDDLDAPSSSEPVIDIDNIWKY